In Bdellovibrionales bacterium, the following proteins share a genomic window:
- a CDS encoding DUF4156 domain-containing protein produces the protein MINKGRNCFFADLVARVTGLGFFCLSLIGLGCSSQSVLPEKSEIKTSRTVPSSECSLIGKVTGNSLSVKATPEMVLDNMKQEAANKGANYLVVEQYSASGTSVTGQAYRCP, from the coding sequence GTGATAAATAAAGGACGAAATTGCTTTTTTGCCGACCTGGTCGCGAGAGTCACGGGCCTTGGTTTTTTCTGCCTGTCTCTGATAGGCCTAGGATGCTCCAGCCAATCTGTTCTCCCTGAAAAATCTGAAATAAAGACATCAAGAACAGTACCCTCTTCTGAATGTTCACTGATCGGGAAAGTCACTGGAAATAGTCTTTCCGTAAAAGCAACTCCCGAAATGGTGCTCGATAACATGAAACAGGAGGCTGCCAACAAGGGAGCTAACTATTTGGTAGTTGAGCAGTACTCCGCCAGCGGAACATCGGTCACTGGCCAAGCTTACCGCTGTCCTTAA
- a CDS encoding MerC domain-containing protein, with the protein MDLKFNLVTNDSLRASLESVWNLISKSIYADVDSMSPWFYEDRMESEIEPMLDLESPPWDLWGLFLSSLCLVHCLLTPVIVLILPSLIPNWLRAEGHGHNWFFFGLVFVAGLSVAASFRRHRRWNASAWLVFGLVIVGIATFVLDGNWEYGVSLAGSLALLRGHYLNRKYCKLCEKLPLKPICCSDTASNLTSNTERI; encoded by the coding sequence TTGGACTTGAAGTTCAACCTCGTCACAAACGACTCGCTAAGGGCCTCTTTGGAGTCGGTCTGGAATCTTATTTCCAAGTCCATCTATGCGGATGTTGACTCGATGAGTCCTTGGTTCTATGAAGATAGAATGGAGAGTGAAATTGAGCCAATGTTAGATTTGGAGTCGCCGCCCTGGGATTTGTGGGGACTGTTTTTATCTAGCCTCTGTCTTGTCCACTGTTTGTTGACCCCTGTCATTGTTTTGATTTTACCAAGTTTGATTCCAAATTGGCTGAGAGCAGAGGGTCACGGTCATAATTGGTTCTTTTTCGGCTTGGTTTTTGTCGCTGGCCTTTCAGTAGCGGCCAGCTTTCGGCGTCATCGTCGTTGGAACGCTTCGGCTTGGCTTGTTTTTGGTCTCGTCATTGTGGGTATTGCCACGTTTGTTTTGGATGGCAACTGGGAGTATGGGGTGAGTCTCGCGGGGAGTTTGGCTCTATTGCGAGGTCACTACCTAAATAGAAAATACTGCAAGCTATGTGAAAAACTCCCGCTGAAACCAATCTGTTGCTCCGATACGGCCTCAAATTTGACGTCAAACACAGAGCGAATTTAA
- the lexA gene encoding transcriptional repressor LexA → MEKLGSVSCPLTKKEKRVLEFIEGFIHEQGLSPSFQEIQEHFGFRSINSVQSYLRQLQSKGYIHSPGSNQKRAISILRSAQTVSSPLGLNHRRPPFRGRLLSLPQRVGSLSQSSEPPFESLSLPLLGRVAAGKPIEALHSNEFIEVPSSMVRNPAKTFALRVEGQSMIEDGIMDGDFIFVQQQSHAKNGEIIVAIIDNEATVKHFYLHNSKEPKLIHRFPQSSSQKNQTPSPQIELRPANAKMDSMWFHPKQVEIRGIVVGLIRHY, encoded by the coding sequence ATGGAAAAACTCGGTTCTGTCTCTTGTCCCCTCACTAAAAAGGAAAAGAGAGTTCTCGAGTTTATCGAAGGTTTCATACATGAGCAGGGGTTGTCTCCTTCCTTCCAAGAGATCCAAGAACACTTTGGATTCCGTTCGATTAACTCTGTGCAGTCCTATCTGCGACAACTACAAAGCAAGGGTTATATCCACAGTCCCGGCAGCAACCAAAAGCGTGCCATCTCCATTTTGCGATCGGCTCAAACTGTTTCGTCTCCCCTAGGACTAAACCATCGCCGTCCCCCTTTCCGGGGACGGCTTCTTTCTCTGCCTCAGAGAGTGGGGTCTCTGTCTCAAAGCTCCGAACCTCCGTTTGAGTCCCTATCCTTACCTCTCCTCGGCCGAGTTGCTGCGGGAAAACCCATTGAGGCTCTCCATAGCAACGAATTTATTGAAGTGCCTTCAAGTATGGTTCGAAATCCGGCCAAAACTTTTGCCTTACGAGTCGAGGGCCAATCAATGATCGAAGACGGTATTATGGACGGTGATTTTATCTTTGTGCAACAGCAGTCACACGCAAAAAATGGAGAGATCATTGTAGCCATTATTGATAATGAGGCCACAGTGAAGCATTTTTATCTGCATAACTCAAAAGAGCCAAAACTTATCCACCGTTTTCCACAGAGTTCTTCACAAAAAAACCAGACCCCTTCTCCTCAAATTGAACTGCGACCTGCTAACGCAAAAATGGATTCCATGTGGTTCCATCCTAAACAGGTAGAAATCCGAGGGATCGTTGTGGGTTTAATCAGACATTACTAG
- a CDS encoding dienelactone hydrolase family protein encodes MSLAKKKLQKIGSLDCVYLPGEEAGPLVVFFHGYGADCWDLVSISESLDLPGATWVFPNGILEVPIGPGWMGRAWTEIDTEAFNLALASGVPRDLSSVRLTGMDRALDASLGFFKALRVEDHSHLIVGGFSQGAMLTIETILSSSLPVSAAVVLSGTLTDEENWRQKAAHRQPIHFFQSHGTQDSVLGFAGAQKLEQLLRKANWKGHLRSFKGGHEIPSVVTNDLQSFLLARIKDSGKLGQ; translated from the coding sequence ATGTCCTTAGCGAAAAAGAAGCTGCAAAAAATAGGTTCTCTTGACTGCGTCTATCTTCCGGGAGAAGAGGCTGGCCCTTTGGTCGTATTTTTTCACGGCTATGGTGCGGACTGTTGGGATTTGGTCTCAATCAGTGAGTCTCTTGATTTGCCTGGTGCAACTTGGGTTTTTCCAAACGGAATTCTTGAAGTTCCTATTGGTCCGGGATGGATGGGGCGAGCATGGACCGAGATAGATACGGAAGCATTTAATCTCGCTCTTGCTTCTGGCGTTCCCCGTGATCTTAGTTCCGTGCGCTTAACAGGAATGGATCGGGCGCTTGATGCGAGCCTCGGTTTTTTTAAAGCTTTGCGAGTTGAAGATCATTCACATCTGATCGTGGGAGGGTTTAGCCAGGGGGCAATGCTGACGATTGAGACCATACTGTCCTCGTCTTTACCTGTTTCAGCGGCAGTCGTATTGTCCGGTACTTTGACAGATGAAGAGAATTGGCGCCAAAAGGCCGCTCACCGGCAGCCCATTCATTTTTTTCAATCCCACGGGACTCAAGATTCAGTCTTGGGATTTGCCGGGGCTCAGAAGCTCGAGCAGCTATTGAGAAAAGCGAATTGGAAGGGGCATCTGCGTAGTTTCAAGGGAGGACATGAGATTCCTTCCGTGGTAACCAACGACCTTCAAAGCTTTCTACTCGCCAGAATTAAGGACAGCGGTAAGCTTGGCCAGTGA
- a CDS encoding error-prone DNA polymerase codes for MPIEKASMDKRFVIQWNKDDLTTLKMMKVDILGLGMLTALRKCFALLKIHKNIDLSLSTIPAYDKPTYKMIQEAKTVGTFQIESRAQMSLLPRLKPSHFYDLVIQVAIVRPGPIQGGMIHPFIRRRHGRERVHYPHPKLEAILGKTLGVPIFQEQIMQIASTVGDFTPGEADELRRLMSSSWKNPDVMSGLRQRLLNGMLKNGISLGDGEKLYQTIEGFASYGFPESHAASFALLTYASCYLKCHHPELFVCSLLNSQPMGFYSSRTLIGEAQRNGVNFLPLSIQKSEYDYTVENPSVSSEMPVAPSIRMGFRAVYGLKRKHIESLIENRSLIGTFDGLESLIRRTQLPRHILIRLASAGAFDDWRISPRAAIWIIQSLSLDPQSLLFGRPKENFDLTSDISSLPGIEIIPSESLWEQLMREYKFTGLSLNYHPLSLLRSHLTQANHSFRQKNLIPYVCSEQLSTLNNGKPVRVAGLLSIQQRPPTAKGFAFLTLEDETGFFNIVLTPQVYQTYRLTLLKSPLLEVQGILEKCEGVINVKALKLFPLNS; via the coding sequence GTGCCCATTGAAAAGGCGAGCATGGACAAACGATTCGTCATTCAATGGAACAAGGATGATCTCACCACGCTCAAAATGATGAAGGTCGATATCTTAGGTCTCGGAATGCTGACAGCCCTTCGAAAGTGCTTTGCTCTACTAAAAATTCACAAGAATATCGACCTGAGTCTTTCGACAATTCCCGCTTACGATAAGCCCACTTATAAAATGATTCAAGAAGCGAAGACTGTAGGAACTTTTCAAATCGAATCACGAGCTCAAATGTCGCTCCTCCCACGCCTGAAGCCATCTCATTTTTATGATTTGGTGATACAAGTCGCCATCGTTCGACCAGGTCCCATCCAGGGGGGAATGATTCACCCATTTATTCGGCGACGCCATGGACGAGAGAGGGTTCACTATCCTCATCCAAAATTGGAGGCCATTTTAGGCAAGACCCTTGGTGTTCCGATTTTCCAAGAACAAATTATGCAGATAGCATCTACGGTTGGAGATTTTACTCCAGGTGAGGCAGACGAACTCCGAAGACTGATGTCCTCAAGTTGGAAGAATCCAGACGTGATGAGCGGTCTGAGACAACGGCTTCTTAATGGCATGCTCAAGAACGGAATTTCTCTTGGCGATGGAGAAAAGCTTTACCAAACAATTGAAGGTTTTGCCTCATATGGCTTTCCCGAAAGCCATGCTGCTAGCTTCGCCCTTCTTACCTATGCCAGTTGCTACCTCAAATGCCATCACCCAGAACTCTTTGTTTGCTCTCTCCTCAATAGTCAACCCATGGGATTCTACTCATCGCGCACTCTTATTGGAGAGGCCCAAAGAAATGGGGTTAATTTTCTCCCACTTTCAATTCAAAAATCTGAATATGACTACACAGTCGAGAACCCTTCTGTCAGTTCTGAAATGCCTGTTGCTCCATCGATACGAATGGGCTTTCGCGCCGTCTATGGCTTAAAAAGAAAACACATAGAATCCCTCATTGAGAATAGAAGCCTCATTGGCACCTTTGATGGTCTTGAAAGTCTGATTCGTCGAACTCAGTTGCCTCGACACATCTTGATTCGCCTCGCTTCAGCCGGAGCATTTGATGACTGGAGGATTTCTCCACGAGCGGCCATTTGGATTATTCAGTCTCTTTCTCTCGATCCGCAAAGTCTCTTGTTCGGTCGTCCCAAAGAAAATTTTGATCTTACATCAGACATTTCTTCCTTGCCGGGAATCGAAATAATTCCAAGCGAAAGCCTTTGGGAGCAATTAATGAGGGAGTATAAATTTACGGGCTTATCACTCAATTATCACCCCTTGAGTCTACTGCGTTCACATCTTACTCAAGCAAATCATTCCTTTCGCCAAAAAAATCTCATTCCCTACGTTTGCAGCGAGCAGCTTTCTACCTTAAACAATGGAAAGCCTGTTCGTGTGGCCGGACTTCTCAGTATTCAACAGCGTCCACCTACAGCGAAAGGTTTTGCTTTTCTGACTCTCGAAGATGAAACCGGATTCTTTAATATTGTCCTGACCCCTCAAGTTTATCAAACTTACCGTCTGACGCTGCTTAAATCACCTCTACTCGAGGTTCAAGGAATCTTAGAGAAATGTGAAGGAGTGATCAATGTCAAAGCTCTTAAGCTATTTCCCTTAAACTCATAG
- a CDS encoding ferredoxin--NADP reductase — translation MKEKIAFPLMVEKIIHETPEAKSITLSIPDTLKEKFKYRPGQFTSIFIEVEGQELLRSYSLSTDPSVDKEFRITVKKVPSGKASTFLLDELKSGQTLWCTPPTGQFFQYAEDKTHYLLIAAGSGITPLLSILKHVLATKPQSRVSLIYCNRSQKDIIFEQELLNLETRYSDRLKASYILSRPQPGWKGLSGRLDANSLSNIYTEILKRDRNPIVCYLCGPQPFMSMCREVLTTLGVSPDHIRSESFGSPTEVLSANSTAKSSIPADKDIQPQEGIQPDGSLIIGNGLSSPSEKPESLVAIIDGAEVIISARPNLSILESLLDEGHNPPYSCMSGACMACMATLEEGRVIQEDPGILSEDNIKNREILTCQAKPLSKKIKVRFHE, via the coding sequence ATGAAAGAAAAGATTGCTTTCCCTTTAATGGTTGAAAAAATCATACACGAAACACCTGAAGCGAAATCAATCACTTTATCTATTCCAGATACACTAAAGGAAAAATTCAAATATCGACCAGGCCAATTCACTTCCATATTTATTGAAGTCGAAGGACAGGAACTTCTTCGTAGTTACAGTCTCAGCACGGACCCCTCTGTTGACAAGGAATTTCGAATCACCGTCAAGAAGGTCCCGTCAGGTAAGGCGAGCACGTTTCTCTTGGATGAGCTCAAAAGCGGACAAACACTCTGGTGCACCCCCCCCACCGGCCAATTTTTTCAATATGCAGAAGATAAAACTCATTATCTTTTAATTGCGGCAGGCAGCGGAATCACTCCTCTCCTGTCGATTCTCAAGCACGTTCTCGCAACTAAGCCACAGAGCAGAGTGAGCCTCATTTACTGTAATCGTTCTCAGAAAGACATCATTTTTGAGCAGGAATTATTAAACCTCGAAACCAGATACAGTGATCGATTGAAAGCCTCCTATATTCTCAGTCGACCACAACCGGGGTGGAAAGGCTTGAGCGGACGACTAGATGCAAACTCGCTCTCAAACATCTATACGGAAATTTTGAAACGAGATAGGAACCCTATCGTCTGTTACCTCTGCGGCCCTCAGCCTTTTATGAGTATGTGCCGCGAAGTATTAACCACTCTTGGTGTCTCGCCTGATCACATTCGTTCTGAAAGTTTTGGATCTCCAACAGAAGTCCTTTCTGCGAATTCAACTGCCAAATCCTCAATTCCTGCCGACAAGGATATTCAACCACAGGAAGGAATTCAACCGGATGGATCGCTTATCATTGGCAATGGCCTCAGCAGCCCCAGCGAGAAGCCCGAAAGCTTAGTCGCAATTATCGATGGAGCTGAAGTTATTATCTCTGCACGTCCCAATCTCAGTATTCTTGAATCTCTCTTAGATGAAGGTCACAATCCTCCCTATTCCTGCATGAGTGGTGCCTGCATGGCCTGCATGGCAACTCTTGAGGAGGGAAGAGTGATTCAAGAGGATCCCGGAATACTTTCCGAAGACAATATTAAAAACAGAGAAATTCTCACCTGTCAGGCCAAACCTCTTAGCAAGAAGATAAAAGTCCGCTTTCACGAATAG
- a CDS encoding DUF2914 domain-containing protein, protein MKQPKIPVPLSVQNFWLKNEKFLAAEFFFTGFIFDILTLQRIDDWLNIAQQGLFIVIILCFLVLYTRRWAPSQAWPPYLQKIWGYNLEAFHFMFGSLLSGFTVFYFKSSSIFVSFGFLLLLIGLLVANELKRFKELAIPFKWALFALCLLSYLLYVVPIVLGFIGLTTFIISWVLTLVAMALIVAYLRKRNDITAKIEKVVVLPSSAILALFAIAYWLQLVPPVPLSIKYMGIYHQVQRTAEGKYELLHQKPWWKFWHNGDQLFLASPGDKIFCYFRLYSPAKFKDEIRLHWLRKRSTQWLGKPGQSPFKSHWRSRRRLSRLWYKSKL, encoded by the coding sequence TTGAAACAACCGAAAATTCCTGTTCCTCTTTCTGTGCAAAATTTCTGGCTAAAAAATGAAAAATTCTTAGCTGCAGAATTTTTTTTTACTGGATTCATCTTTGACATTCTCACTCTCCAACGCATCGATGATTGGTTGAATATTGCTCAACAGGGTCTTTTCATCGTAATCATTCTGTGTTTTCTCGTTCTCTATACTCGTCGATGGGCGCCCTCACAAGCCTGGCCTCCTTACCTACAAAAGATCTGGGGCTACAACCTGGAGGCTTTTCATTTCATGTTTGGAAGCCTCTTGAGCGGCTTTACCGTGTTTTACTTCAAAAGTAGTTCCATTTTCGTATCGTTTGGGTTTCTCCTCCTATTGATTGGTCTTCTCGTTGCAAATGAATTGAAAAGATTCAAGGAGCTGGCAATTCCATTCAAGTGGGCACTCTTTGCCTTGTGCCTGCTCTCTTACCTTTTGTATGTGGTTCCAATTGTTCTTGGATTTATCGGCCTTACGACCTTCATTATCTCCTGGGTTTTGACATTGGTAGCAATGGCGCTGATCGTGGCCTACCTTCGGAAACGAAATGATATCACAGCAAAGATTGAAAAGGTCGTTGTTCTCCCCTCATCTGCAATCCTGGCTCTCTTTGCAATCGCTTACTGGCTTCAGTTGGTTCCGCCAGTTCCCCTATCCATAAAGTATATGGGGATTTATCATCAGGTTCAGCGAACTGCGGAGGGAAAATACGAATTGCTCCACCAAAAGCCGTGGTGGAAGTTCTGGCATAATGGAGACCAGCTCTTCTTGGCCTCCCCAGGTGACAAAATTTTCTGCTATTTCCGACTCTATTCACCGGCGAAATTCAAGGATGAAATCCGCCTCCATTGGTTAAGAAAAAGATCCACACAGTGGCTGGGAAAGCCAGGACAAAGTCCCTTTAAGAGTCACTGGAGGTCGAGAAGAAGGCTTTCGAGGCTTTGGTACAAAAGCAAATTATGA
- a CDS encoding low molecular weight phosphotyrosine protein phosphatase: MKVRLLFVCLGNICRSPAAEGIFLSMAKREGIDQQINVDSAGTSAFHSGQPADARMRRHSRERGYHLPSLARQFDPLRDFDNFDYILTMDESNYNDVIEWAPSEAAKSKVYPMISFCRIHKVPRVPDPYRDGEDGFRLVLDILEDSCSQLLKRVIQDLKL, encoded by the coding sequence TTGAAAGTGAGATTGTTGTTTGTATGCCTCGGAAATATCTGCCGAAGTCCGGCTGCTGAGGGCATTTTTCTATCCATGGCAAAAAGGGAAGGAATTGACCAGCAAATCAATGTCGATTCGGCGGGAACCTCAGCCTTCCACTCGGGTCAACCCGCTGATGCAAGAATGCGGCGCCACTCCCGGGAACGAGGCTATCATCTCCCCTCTCTGGCCCGGCAGTTTGATCCCCTTCGAGATTTTGATAATTTCGACTATATCCTGACCATGGATGAATCAAATTACAACGACGTTATTGAGTGGGCCCCTTCTGAGGCGGCGAAATCCAAAGTTTATCCCATGATTAGTTTCTGTCGAATCCACAAAGTACCTCGCGTGCCCGATCCCTACCGCGACGGTGAGGACGGTTTTCGCCTGGTCTTAGATATTCTCGAAGATAGTTGCAGCCAACTTTTGAAGCGAGTGATCCAGGACCTCAAACTTTAA
- a CDS encoding diaminopimelate epimerase: MTNSIPIFVKMSGTGNTFLLLDLRDRGALESWKRSQAYKKPRSEIAQTLCLSQNGFSADGLLFIEKSPEPDDFKWDFFNADGSSAEMCGNAARCVALFCHSRGGVKREMTFKTLAGSIRAKVLDNGRVEVNMPSPSEMLINQVLTVGQQSIEFDAVNTGVPHAVIFSSESGGAKANETLSDIASLIRSHHQFKPQGTNVTFFCPLSASAIEAITFERGVEGFTKACGTGAIAAAWSFRKLHPEVRFVEVNMPGGKLEVEFRNICPILRGDVKFLAEIKLSEDFF, translated from the coding sequence ATGACTAATTCAATTCCGATTTTTGTTAAAATGAGCGGAACAGGAAATACTTTTTTGCTATTGGATCTGCGTGATAGGGGCGCCCTTGAGTCCTGGAAAAGATCCCAAGCTTATAAAAAACCTCGATCTGAGATCGCTCAAACGCTCTGCCTAAGTCAAAATGGTTTTTCTGCTGACGGACTCTTGTTTATTGAAAAATCGCCAGAGCCCGACGATTTTAAATGGGATTTTTTCAATGCGGATGGCTCGAGTGCCGAAATGTGCGGAAATGCGGCCCGCTGTGTGGCCCTCTTTTGCCACTCAAGAGGCGGAGTAAAAAGAGAAATGACTTTCAAAACTTTAGCAGGCTCAATTAGAGCGAAAGTTCTCGACAATGGAAGGGTCGAAGTCAATATGCCTAGCCCTTCAGAGATGCTGATAAACCAAGTTTTAACAGTGGGTCAGCAGTCAATTGAATTTGATGCTGTTAATACCGGAGTTCCTCATGCAGTGATTTTCTCTTCAGAGAGCGGAGGGGCAAAAGCAAATGAGACACTTAGCGACATCGCATCTCTGATACGGTCGCATCATCAATTTAAACCACAAGGAACTAACGTCACTTTTTTTTGTCCGCTGTCTGCATCCGCTATCGAGGCCATCACCTTTGAACGTGGAGTGGAAGGTTTTACCAAAGCCTGCGGAACAGGAGCAATCGCCGCGGCTTGGAGCTTTCGGAAGCTTCACCCTGAGGTTCGCTTCGTCGAAGTGAACATGCCGGGTGGCAAATTGGAAGTGGAATTCAGAAACATTTGCCCAATCTTGCGAGGCGATGTTAAGTTTTTGGCTGAAATCAAACTATCTGAAGACTTCTTTTGA
- a CDS encoding PHP domain-containing protein: protein MGTLTRSVVQPTPSSAPINFVELIGRSNFSFLQGASHPNEMVLQAKSLGYRGLAICDLNGLYGVVKGYEAAERPSSFAMDDDAFPLASQNHNFKYHIGTELTFSDSNFGSLVLLPMNKEGYSHLCQILTLALRRSPKGFSSLSLKQIQPLSDELIACPLPPWHPNTINQLREIFPRRLYLPVWKDFSWSSVQIYQQALQLEEKFDLPLFATQRPFMHHPDRKPLHDVLTCILHQTTLNKANTLLLANSERHLKPLHELTYLWRERPDLLLRTLEISSRLEFSLTELRYQYPRSQLPPKRTAAQHLSHQVERGLAWRFPQGQPPHIRQLVEHEISIITEMGYEDYFLTIWDICEFARRKDILFQGRGSAANSVVCFALGLTAVDPTQIQFLFERFISKERGEPPDIDIDFESDRREEVLQYVYQKYGELHAAMVSTVICYRTRMALRETAKVLEIPQTRVDHLVKLAGREGLREIMACPKKVEKFEIDSDKFQLLMKISYSLQGFPRHLGIHTGGFLNF, encoded by the coding sequence ATGGGTACTTTGACTAGATCTGTCGTTCAACCGACACCATCCAGCGCTCCAATTAATTTTGTTGAGCTGATTGGACGCAGTAATTTTTCTTTTCTACAAGGAGCCTCTCATCCAAACGAAATGGTCTTGCAGGCCAAATCTCTTGGCTACAGGGGACTTGCCATCTGTGATCTCAATGGTCTCTATGGAGTTGTCAAAGGCTACGAGGCCGCCGAACGGCCCTCTTCGTTCGCAATGGATGATGATGCGTTTCCGCTTGCCTCACAAAATCATAATTTTAAGTATCACATCGGCACAGAACTGACTTTCAGTGATTCCAATTTTGGATCTTTGGTTCTTTTGCCCATGAACAAGGAAGGCTACTCTCATTTGTGTCAAATCTTGACTCTGGCCCTCCGAAGGTCACCAAAAGGCTTCTCTTCTCTTAGTCTGAAGCAAATTCAGCCCCTGAGTGATGAACTTATCGCCTGCCCTCTGCCTCCATGGCATCCAAACACCATCAACCAACTGAGAGAAATTTTTCCACGTCGGCTTTATCTTCCTGTGTGGAAGGATTTTTCATGGTCCTCTGTTCAAATCTATCAGCAAGCTCTTCAACTGGAAGAGAAATTTGATCTTCCTCTTTTCGCAACTCAACGACCCTTCATGCACCATCCAGATCGTAAACCTCTCCACGATGTTCTTACCTGTATTCTCCATCAGACCACTCTCAACAAAGCCAATACTCTGCTTCTCGCAAATTCAGAGCGCCACTTGAAACCCCTACATGAATTGACCTACCTGTGGCGTGAAAGGCCTGATCTCCTTTTACGAACATTGGAGATTTCAAGTCGCCTTGAATTTTCTCTAACCGAGCTTCGCTATCAATATCCTCGATCTCAACTCCCTCCAAAGAGAACAGCAGCGCAACACCTCTCTCACCAAGTAGAGAGGGGATTGGCCTGGCGATTTCCGCAAGGCCAACCCCCTCATATTCGCCAACTGGTCGAACATGAAATCAGCATTATCACTGAAATGGGATACGAGGACTATTTTCTCACGATTTGGGACATATGTGAATTTGCTCGCCGCAAGGATATTCTTTTTCAAGGTCGTGGTTCTGCCGCTAACTCTGTCGTCTGTTTTGCTCTCGGGCTAACGGCAGTTGATCCTACCCAGATTCAATTCCTCTTTGAGAGATTTATTTCTAAAGAGAGAGGAGAGCCGCCCGATATCGATATCGATTTTGAAAGTGATCGTCGTGAGGAAGTTCTTCAATACGTTTACCAAAAGTATGGAGAACTGCACGCAGCCATGGTCTCTACTGTCATTTGTTATCGCACACGCATGGCGCTGAGAGAAACCGCCAAGGTATTGGAAATTCCTCAGACCCGGGTGGACCATCTTGTTAAGCTCGCGGGGCGGGAAGGACTGCGTGAGATTATGGCCTGTCCGAAGAAGGTTGAAAAGTTTGAAATCGATTCGGATAAATTTCAATTGCTCATGAAAATCAGCTATTCCTTGCAGGGCTTTCCCCGCCATTTGGGAATTCACACAGGCGGATTTTTAAATTTCTGA